One segment of bacterium DNA contains the following:
- a CDS encoding FtsX-like permease family protein: MRVWLLLKVALRSIGRNKLRSGLTVLGIVIGVGAVIAMVGIGEGASSLVQAQISSLGDNLINVFPGSFMSGGRHGGAGSMSTLTEEDARAIEAQVPFITRLSPTADSRGMVVYGNQNWFTSIQGGDADYFEIRSWPIVSGSGFNDSAVRGVAKVAVVGQTVATQLFAGADPVGQIIRVQKMPFTVIGVLAKKGQNSWGRDQDDVVVVPYTTVMKRLSGQTKLSMILASASSAETMPQAVAGIQELLRQRHRIGPGADDDFTVRTQQDIASVMGSTSRVMRILLAAIASVSLLVGGIGIMNIMLVSVTERTREIGIRMAVGAKGWHILIQFLAEAVVLAAIGGLAGIGLGFATAKLVARFARWPILVPPDAVLLAFLFAAAIGIFFGFWPARKASRLDPIEALRYE; this comes from the coding sequence ATGAGAGTCTGGCTGCTGCTCAAGGTCGCCCTGCGCTCGATCGGGCGCAACAAGCTGCGCTCGGGGCTCACGGTGCTCGGCATCGTGATCGGGGTCGGGGCCGTGATCGCCATGGTCGGCATCGGCGAGGGCGCCTCGAGCCTGGTGCAGGCGCAGATCTCCTCGCTGGGCGACAATCTGATCAACGTCTTCCCGGGCTCCTTCATGAGCGGCGGCCGGCACGGCGGCGCCGGCAGCATGTCGACCCTCACCGAGGAGGACGCCAGGGCCATCGAGGCCCAGGTGCCCTTCATCACGCGGCTGAGCCCGACGGCGGACAGCCGCGGCATGGTGGTCTACGGCAACCAGAACTGGTTCACCTCGATCCAGGGCGGCGACGCCGACTACTTCGAGATCCGCAGCTGGCCGATCGTGAGCGGCAGCGGCTTCAACGACTCGGCCGTGCGCGGGGTCGCCAAGGTTGCAGTGGTCGGCCAGACGGTGGCCACGCAGCTCTTCGCGGGCGCGGATCCGGTCGGTCAGATCATCCGCGTGCAGAAGATGCCCTTCACGGTGATCGGCGTGCTCGCCAAGAAGGGCCAGAACAGCTGGGGCCGCGACCAGGACGACGTCGTCGTCGTTCCCTACACGACGGTCATGAAGCGTCTCTCCGGCCAGACCAAGCTGTCGATGATCCTCGCCTCGGCCAGCTCGGCGGAGACGATGCCCCAGGCGGTGGCCGGCATCCAGGAGCTGCTGCGCCAGCGGCACCGGATCGGCCCCGGCGCCGACGACGACTTCACCGTGCGCACGCAGCAGGACATCGCGAGCGTGATGGGCTCCACCTCGCGCGTGATGCGCATCCTGCTCGCGGCGATCGCCTCCGTGTCGCTGCTCGTGGGCGGCATCGGGATCATGAACATCATGCTGGTCTCGGTGACCGAGCGCACGCGCGAGATCGGCATCCGGATGGCGGTGGGCGCCAAGGGCTGGCACATCCTGATCCAGTTCTTGGCCGAGGCGGTGGTGCTGGCGGCGATCGGCGGCCTGGCTGGCATTGGCCTCGGCTTCGCCACCGCGAAGCTGGTGGCGCGCTTCGCGCGTTGGCCCATCCTCGTGCCGCCGGACGCCGTGCTGCTCGCCTTCCTGTTCGCGGCGGCGATCGGCATCTTCTTCGGCTTCTGGCCGGCGCGCAAGGCCTCGCGGCTCGATCCCATCGAGGCGCTGCGCTACGAGTAG
- a CDS encoding sulfurtransferase TusA family protein, whose protein sequence is MSAPDRPGVTRRLDTRGSYCPRPVIDTDKAMRELAAGEVLEVLADDIGVKLDLPAWCRAHRQRLLAVEEEGRLIRVLIMKVGDSP, encoded by the coding sequence ATGAGCGCCCCCGATCGCCCGGGCGTCACCCGCCGACTCGACACGCGCGGCAGCTACTGCCCGCGGCCGGTGATCGACACCGACAAGGCCATGCGCGAACTGGCAGCGGGCGAGGTGCTCGAGGTGCTGGCCGACGACATCGGCGTCAAGCTGGACCTGCCGGCCTGGTGTCGCGCGCACCGGCAGCGGCTGCTGGCCGTTGAAGAGGAGGGCCGCCTGATCCGCGTCCTCATCATGAAGGTGGGCGACAGCCCATGA
- a CDS encoding efflux RND transporter periplasmic adaptor subunit, with protein MEALSMRKLGLWIAIAVAVLVGAAALWKFGRRGEAAPRYRSEAVSRGDIEVRVSATGTLNPVTTVQVGSQVSGTIAALYADFNDRVRAGQVLAQLDPTFLKAQVAQNRADLTRAEVALRQAARDSARTAPLAAEGLVSQAELDAALTALEAARASVESARASLERAQTNLRYATISSPIDGVVVSRDVDVGQTVAASLSAPTLYTIAQDLTQMQLEAAVDEADIGSIRENQAASFTVDAYPDLRFTGSVHQIRLAPQTISNVVTYTVVIRVENPEQQLLPGMTANVSVLVDAARDVLKVPAMALRFRPPGASPGDGGPGAAQAAAAGRGESRRERPGAERGAAGHERPAADRAAPAPRTGQLYLLAANGELQAVAVRTGVSDGSFTAVFGETIAEGAQVVLALETGGGRPPEAGVVNPFQPRPPGGGRRM; from the coding sequence ATGGAGGCTCTGTCGATGCGCAAGCTCGGACTCTGGATCGCGATCGCCGTGGCGGTGCTCGTCGGCGCCGCCGCGCTCTGGAAGTTCGGCCGGCGCGGCGAGGCCGCCCCGCGCTACCGCAGCGAGGCCGTCAGCCGCGGCGACATCGAGGTGCGCGTGTCGGCGACCGGCACGCTCAACCCGGTGACGACCGTCCAGGTGGGCAGCCAGGTCAGCGGCACCATCGCCGCCCTCTACGCGGACTTCAACGACCGCGTTCGCGCCGGGCAGGTGCTGGCCCAGCTCGACCCCACCTTCCTCAAGGCCCAGGTCGCCCAGAACCGCGCCGATCTGACACGCGCGGAGGTCGCCCTGCGCCAGGCCGCGCGGGACAGCGCCCGCACGGCCCCGCTCGCGGCCGAGGGCCTCGTCTCGCAGGCGGAGCTCGACGCCGCGCTCACCGCGCTGGAGGCCGCCCGCGCCTCCGTGGAGAGCGCGCGCGCCTCGCTCGAGCGCGCCCAGACCAACCTGCGCTACGCGACGATCAGCTCCCCGATCGACGGCGTCGTCGTCTCCCGCGACGTCGACGTCGGCCAGACCGTGGCGGCCTCGCTCTCGGCGCCCACGCTCTACACGATCGCCCAGGACCTGACGCAGATGCAGCTCGAGGCGGCCGTCGACGAGGCGGACATCGGCAGCATCCGCGAGAACCAAGCGGCGAGCTTCACCGTGGACGCCTATCCCGACCTGCGCTTCACCGGCAGCGTGCACCAGATCCGCCTCGCGCCGCAGACGATCTCGAACGTCGTCACCTACACGGTCGTGATCCGCGTCGAGAATCCCGAGCAGCAGCTGCTGCCCGGCATGACGGCCAATGTCTCCGTGCTCGTCGATGCCGCGCGCGACGTGCTGAAGGTGCCGGCGATGGCCCTGCGCTTCCGCCCCCCGGGCGCGAGCCCGGGCGACGGCGGGCCCGGCGCCGCCCAGGCAGCGGCGGCCGGTCGCGGCGAGTCGCGTCGGGAGCGCCCCGGCGCCGAGCGGGGCGCCGCGGGCCACGAGCGCCCGGCTGCGGACCGCGCCGCGCCGGCGCCGCGCACCGGCCAGCTCTACCTGCTCGCCGCGAACGGCGAGCTCCAGGCCGTCGCCGTCCGCACCGGCGTGAGCGACGGCAGCTTCACGGCCGTCTTCGGCGAGACGATTGCCGAGGGAGCGCAGGTCGTGCTCGCGCTCGAGACCGGCGGGGGCAGGCCCCCCGAAGCGGGCGTCGTCAATCCCTTCCAGCCGCGGCCCCCGGGCGGCGGCCGCCGCATGTAG
- a CDS encoding ABC transporter ATP-binding protein, translating to MGAVIDIHEVVKVYGRGESQVIALRGVSFRVEAGEMVAIMGASGSGKSTLMNIVGCLDKPTAGRYALRGEDVGRLGRDQLAEIRNRRIGFVFQSFNLLARTSALENVALPLVYSAGKGAGSGIERRARASLERVGLGERAHHVPSQLSGGQQQRVAVARALVNDPDILLADEPTGNLDTRTSVGMMQVFQELNAKGMTVALITHETDIAEYATRVIVLRDGLIVEDHPIARRRDAGEELRRLPAASAVRLPGLLGVPEGAA from the coding sequence GTGGGCGCGGTCATCGACATCCACGAGGTGGTCAAGGTCTACGGCCGCGGCGAGAGCCAGGTGATCGCGCTGCGCGGGGTGAGCTTCCGCGTGGAGGCCGGCGAGATGGTGGCGATCATGGGCGCCTCGGGCAGCGGCAAGTCGACCCTGATGAACATCGTCGGTTGCCTGGACAAGCCGACCGCCGGGCGCTACGCGCTGCGCGGCGAGGACGTCGGCCGCCTGGGCCGCGACCAGCTCGCCGAGATCCGCAATCGGCGGATCGGATTCGTCTTCCAGAGCTTCAACCTGCTCGCGCGCACGAGCGCGCTCGAGAACGTCGCCCTGCCTCTCGTCTACAGCGCGGGCAAGGGAGCGGGCAGCGGCATCGAGCGGCGGGCGCGGGCGAGCCTGGAGCGCGTGGGCCTCGGCGAGCGGGCGCACCACGTGCCGAGCCAGCTCTCGGGCGGGCAGCAGCAGCGGGTCGCCGTGGCGCGGGCGCTGGTCAACGATCCCGACATCCTGCTCGCCGACGAACCGACGGGCAACCTCGACACCCGCACCTCGGTAGGAATGATGCAGGTCTTCCAGGAACTGAATGCGAAGGGGATGACCGTGGCGCTGATCACGCACGAGACGGACATCGCCGAATACGCCACGCGAGTGATCGTCCTGCGCGACGGGCTCATCGTCGAGGACCACCCGATCGCGCGGCGCCGCGACGCCGGCGAGGAGCTGCGCCGGCTGCCCGCGGCCAGCGCGGTCCGCCTGCCCGGGCTGCTCGGCGTTCCGGAGGGTGCCGCATGA